The Streptomyces sp. NBC_00224 genome contains the following window.
CTGCGCTATGTCAGCCCCGCCGCCGCGGGCGTCTACGGACGGGACGCGGAGGACCTGGTCGGCTCCGAGCTGGCCTCCCTCATCCACCCCGAGGACCTGGGCCGGGTCGTGCACGAGGTGCGGCGCTTCCTCGCCGCGCCCCCGCTGGACGAGCCCGCGGGCCGGATCGAGTGCCGCTTCAGGTCGGGCACCGGCGAGTGGCTGAACGTGGAGTCGACCATCAACCGCCACCAGGGCGGCCTCATCCTCAACAGCCGGGACGTCACCGAACGGGTGCGCCTGCAGGCCCAGTTGCAGCACAACGCCGAGCACGACCCGCTCACCGACCTGCCCAACCGCGCCCTGTTCACCGAGCGCGTCCGCCAGGCGCTGACCGGCCGCCGCGCCTCCGACCCCGGCACGGCGGTGCTCTTCATCGACCTCGACGGCTTCAAGCAGGTCAACGACACCATCGGCCACCAGGCCGGCGACGAGCTGCTGATCCAGGCGGCCCGCCGCCTCCAGGACTCGGTGCGTGCCGGTGACACCGCGGCCCGTCTCGGCGGCGACGAGTTCGCCGCGCTGATCCTCGGCGACGGCGGCCGCGACCGGGCGGCCCGCCAGCGCCAGGTGTACGAGATCGCCGACCGCCTGCGCCTGACGCTCTCGCAGCCGTACCAGATCGACGGCAACGAGGTACGGGTCGCCGCCTCCATCGGCGTCGCCTTCGCCGAGAGCGACGTCAGCGCCCGCGAGCTGATGCGCAACGCCGACCTCGCGATGTACCGGGCCAAGTCCGGTGGCAAGAACCGCGTCGAGATGTACGCGCCGCAGATGCAGGCCGAGGTCGTCCGCAAGACCGAGCTGGCCGCCCGGCTGCGCACCGCGCTGCACGAGGGCGAGTTCGCGCTGCTGCACCAGCCGGTGGTCAACCTCACCACCGGGCGGGTGGCCGCCGTGGCCGCGCAGGCGCGCTGGAGATCCGCCCAGGGGATCCTGTTCACCCCGGCCGAATTCCTGCGGGTCGCCGACGACAGCGAGCGCACCGCGGAGCTGGGCCGCTGGCTCCTCGAAGAGGCCGTCGAGCAAGCCGCCGAGCGCGGCCGGGCCGGGCACGACACCCCGGTCGCGGTCCGCCTCCCGGCCCGTCGGCTGCTCGACAAGTCGATGCCGCTGGGCTCCGTGGAAGCCCTGCTGACCAGGCACGGGCTGCCGTCGGGCGCCCTGGTGATCGAACTGGCCGACAGCGACCCCAGGATCTCCTTCGACGAGCTGGAGCGACGTCTGGTGGCCCTGCGCCGGCTCGGTGTGCGGATCGCCCTCGACGGCTTCGGCAGCGGGTACGCGGCGATCAACGCCCTGCGCCGGCTCCCCATCGACGTACTGAAACTGGACAGGGGACTGGTCGAGGGCGTGGTCGAGTCCGCCCGGCTGCACAAGATCACCAGCGGGCTGCTGCGGATCGCCTGCGACCTCGGGATGCAGTCCGTGGCCGACGGCGTGGACGTGCCGGAGCAGGTCCTGGCGCTGCGGGCCATGGGGTGCACCCACGGGCAGGGCATGGCCTTCTCCGGGCCGCTGGACGAGTACCGGCTGCGCCGGGCCCTGGTGCGGGGCACCTTCCCGGTGCCGGGCGGGGCCGCGTTGCCCGTGCTCAGCGGCCGGTCGCTGCCCTCTGTCCGGGTCAATCACTCAAATAGTGAGACACCCGTCCCACCCACTTGACACTACCGGGGCGCCGGGGGGAGGGTCATTGCCATGCGCACCCGAATTCTCGTACTTGGAAAGCGCGTCGGCTGAAGCCGGGCCCCCCACGCGGGCCCAGTGGACCACACCCGACGCGCTCCCCTCGCTTGCCTCACGGCACGAGGGGTTTTTTGTTGCACTGGCACCCCTGAAGCACGACAGCGATCTCGACCAAACCCCCGCATAAACCCTCAGCTTCGAGAAGAGAATGCCGATGACCGAGCAGGCCACCGGGGCCCACCACCCGCAGCCGCGGGCCCGTAACGGCGGACACCACGCCGCCACCGTTGAGCACGTCACGGGCGCGCAGTCCCTCATCCGCTCTCTTGAGGAAGTCGGGGCCGAGACCGTCTTCGGCATTCCGGGCGGCGCCATCCTCCCGGCGTACGACCCGATGATGGACTCCACCCGGGTCCGCCACGTCCTGGTCCGCCACGAGCAGGGCGCCGGTCACGCCGCCACCGGCTACGCGCAGGCCACCGGCAAGGTCGGCGTCTGCATGGCGACCTCCGGCCCCGGCGCCACCAACCTGGTCACGCCGATCGCGGACGCCCACATGGACTCCGTCCCGCTGGTCGCGATCACCGGCCAGGTCTCCTCCAAGGCGATCGGCACCGACGCCTTCCAGGAGGCGGACATCGTCGGCATCACCATGCCGATCACCAAGCACAACTTCCTGGTCACCAAGGCCGAGGACATCCCGCGCACCATCGCGGAGGCCTTCCACATCGCCTCCACCGGCCGCCCGGGCCCCGTCCTGGTCGACATCGCCAAGGACGCCCTCCAGGCGCGCACCACCTTCTCCTGGCCGCCGCACCTGGACCTGCCGGGCTACCGCCCGGTGACCAAGCCGCACGCCAAGCAGATCCGCGAGGCCGCCAAGCTGATCGTCCAGGCCAAGCGCCCGGTCCTGTACGTCGGCGGCGGCGTCCTGAAGGCCGGCGCCACCGCCGAGCTGAAGGTCCTCGCGGAGCTCACCGGAGCGCCCGTCACCACCACCCTGATGGCGCTCGGCGCCTTCCCCGACAGCCACCCGCTGCACGTGGGAATGCCCGGCATGCACGGTGCGGTCACCGCCGTCACCGCGCTGCAGAAGGCGGACCTGCTGGTCGCGCTCGGCACCCGTTTCGACGACCGGGTCACCGGCAAGCTGGACAGCTTCGCCCCGTACGCGAAGATCATCCACGCGGACATCGACCCGGCCGAGATCGGCAAGAACCGCGAGGTCGACGTGCCGATCGTGGGCGACGCCCGCGAGGTCATCGCCGATCTGGTCCAGGCCGTCCAGGCCGAGCACACCGAGGGCCACACCGGTGACTACACCGCCTGGTGGAACGATCTGAACCGGTGGCGCGAGACCTACCCGCTCGGCTACGACCAGCCGGACGACGGCACCCTCTCGCCGCAGCAGGTCATCCAGCGCATCGGCGAGCTCTCCCCGGCCGACACCATCTACGCGGCCGGCGTCGGCCAGCACCAGATGTGGGCCGCCCACTTCATCAACTACGAGCGCCCCGCCACCTGGCTGAACTCCGGCGGCGCCGGAACGATGGGGTACGCGGTCCCGGCCGCCATGGGCGCCAAGGCCGGTATGCCGGACCGCCCGGTCTGGGCGATCGACGGCGACGGCTGCTTCCAGATGACCAACCAGGAGCTCACCACCTGTGCGCTCAACAACATCCCGATCAAGGTCGCCATCATCAACAACGGCGCCCTCGGGATGGTCCGCCAGTGGCAGACCCTCTTCTACAACCAGCGCTACTCCAACACCGTGCTGCACAGCGGCCCGGAGAACGGCATCGCCGAAGAGGGCAGGCCCAGCGGCGGCACCCGCGTCCCGGACTTCGTGAAGCTGTCCGAGGCCATGGGCTGCTACGCGATCCGCTGCGAGCGCCCGGAGGACCTGGACAAGGCCATCGAAGAGGCCAACTCCATCAACGACCGCCCGGTCGTCATCGACTTCATCGTCCACGAGGACGCCCAGGTGTGGCCGATGGTCGCCGCCGGCACCTCCAACGACGAGGTCATGGCAGCCCGGGGCGTCCGTCCCGACTTCGGCGACAACGAAGACGACTGAGAGAGCAGAGAGAGACCGTCACCATGTCT
Protein-coding sequences here:
- a CDS encoding acetolactate synthase large subunit: MPMTEQATGAHHPQPRARNGGHHAATVEHVTGAQSLIRSLEEVGAETVFGIPGGAILPAYDPMMDSTRVRHVLVRHEQGAGHAATGYAQATGKVGVCMATSGPGATNLVTPIADAHMDSVPLVAITGQVSSKAIGTDAFQEADIVGITMPITKHNFLVTKAEDIPRTIAEAFHIASTGRPGPVLVDIAKDALQARTTFSWPPHLDLPGYRPVTKPHAKQIREAAKLIVQAKRPVLYVGGGVLKAGATAELKVLAELTGAPVTTTLMALGAFPDSHPLHVGMPGMHGAVTAVTALQKADLLVALGTRFDDRVTGKLDSFAPYAKIIHADIDPAEIGKNREVDVPIVGDAREVIADLVQAVQAEHTEGHTGDYTAWWNDLNRWRETYPLGYDQPDDGTLSPQQVIQRIGELSPADTIYAAGVGQHQMWAAHFINYERPATWLNSGGAGTMGYAVPAAMGAKAGMPDRPVWAIDGDGCFQMTNQELTTCALNNIPIKVAIINNGALGMVRQWQTLFYNQRYSNTVLHSGPENGIAEEGRPSGGTRVPDFVKLSEAMGCYAIRCERPEDLDKAIEEANSINDRPVVIDFIVHEDAQVWPMVAAGTSNDEVMAARGVRPDFGDNEDD
- a CDS encoding putative bifunctional diguanylate cyclase/phosphodiesterase — translated: MSAPGVALPHRPVPGGGTGLVPQLVLAVICAGYATGAALGWGSPEVADAMGDFGLSAAATAASVSCFLYARGSAGEAESRFRPAWLLFSFSSAMLASGNGVWGWYQVVLGHPVPSPSLADLFFLLFAPPAIVGLLVLAKRPVTRAGWVCLALDSWLIGGSLLTLSWSLALAHTAHFEGESVARAAQALAYPLLDIALVSMVLALHFRRSSANRSAINTAIAALALTVLCDALYTSPLLREHYRSGQFLDAGWFAASLLLAYAPWGARKLAPGLGFAPPPPPRRPGALPAGRPIAGSLGALTPYLAATVCTLGILYNVIEGRRVDRVVVFTGCTVVLALVVRQGIMLVDNIALTHELAQKENHFRSLVQGSSDVIMIAAPTGVLRYVSPAAAGVYGRDAEDLVGSELASLIHPEDLGRVVHEVRRFLAAPPLDEPAGRIECRFRSGTGEWLNVESTINRHQGGLILNSRDVTERVRLQAQLQHNAEHDPLTDLPNRALFTERVRQALTGRRASDPGTAVLFIDLDGFKQVNDTIGHQAGDELLIQAARRLQDSVRAGDTAARLGGDEFAALILGDGGRDRAARQRQVYEIADRLRLTLSQPYQIDGNEVRVAASIGVAFAESDVSARELMRNADLAMYRAKSGGKNRVEMYAPQMQAEVVRKTELAARLRTALHEGEFALLHQPVVNLTTGRVAAVAAQARWRSAQGILFTPAEFLRVADDSERTAELGRWLLEEAVEQAAERGRAGHDTPVAVRLPARRLLDKSMPLGSVEALLTRHGLPSGALVIELADSDPRISFDELERRLVALRRLGVRIALDGFGSGYAAINALRRLPIDVLKLDRGLVEGVVESARLHKITSGLLRIACDLGMQSVADGVDVPEQVLALRAMGCTHGQGMAFSGPLDEYRLRRALVRGTFPVPGGAALPVLSGRSLPSVRVNHSNSETPVPPT